ACCTCCGAGCTTTCACCACTTCACAGACAGGAGGGGTTCACCCACCAAAGAGGCGCCAAAGTGACATTCACACAGAAAACCACATCAGTGGCACTGCAAAGATGTGTGTGACCCATACTGGTGCTGCTTTTAAGCCAAAACACTTGTATTCTTTAGACCATTAAAAACTTCATTAACATGAAACAGCTGAAGAGAGTGAACAAGCAAGGGTAAGAACGGAGCAGTATGCATTTGGGGCGTCCAATTATCTATCCCTCACCTCATCCCTGGCCTCCTCTGGCTTTCCAAACTGGTATTGTCCATCGGTCACTAGACAGGGGACTAACGGGAGCGGATGTTGAGAGGGGCCATAAGGAGACAAAAGATCACCCCGGAAAGTAAAGCAACAGCGCACAATGGACAGATGCCAAGACTCGGAAGCCACAGGGGAGAGTCGGCAGCTCATTTGTTCTGAAGAGCAAGAGCTCTCGGGGCAGGGGAGCCTTAAACATGGAAGATTGCTTGGGGTTCTTAACAACTGTCTGGGCACTGCTCCACCCAGTGCTGCGATTTCTTGTTCGTTGTTGCGAAGAATGGCTTCAAGTACTCGGATTGAACGCTCTACAGGAGGAAGACGTCCCGTGGGTAAATGCACACACAAAGGCGGAAGAAACAAACTCACAGCTGCGGATCTCCGACGTGCTGGAGCGCCAAGGAGAAGCGAGCAGAGCCCAGCGCCGCCACCAGAGGGCACCACGGATCATGGTCCAGCGTGTCAGCCCACGCccgcacatacgtgtgtgtgtgtccgcgcgtgcaaggactggagaggtgcCTGACCTCCCACCCCTCACCCACAGGCCCAGTTTCTCAGCACGGTCAGTGACAATCGCTCTGAGCTGAGTTACTGCTGAGAAACCTTCCGTTCCACCGATCTACGTCTTGAAAAGACCCCATTGCACACAGGTCAGCAAGCACGCTCAACTTCAGAggtcacacatttaaaaaataaaacaaaaggtccAGCTACTGCCACCCCAGAAAACTTTTCGCTGCCTTGaagcaggacttttttttttttttttttttttttacgctAGTCTGCGGGTACAGAGCGTTCTTCGGTGCTACACGCGACCTGTCAAGTCCCCTCCCCCTTGCAAGGAAGGTACGGGGTAGGAGGCCAGGGGCGGCGTGGTGGAGGACAAAGGACCGGCCTAACTACCTCTCTGCGGTCGCCTCTGACTCACTAATCGGCCCCGTAATAAAAGCTTGGAAGCTGGGCCAGGCCTGCGTCCCCGCAGTTCGGCAGAGGTAGGGGTTCTTGGTCTCGACCTCTTGCATCTATCATCCGCCCTGCCCCTCCATTAACAGCCCAGCAAGACGCAGGCGACATTTAACAGGCCCCTTCCAGCTCGCGCCGGAGTTTGATGTAATTTAAACCCGGGGCCTGCGGGGTTCGCGTGGGCTTCCCAACTCCCGCGCGCCGCCTTTCACCGTCGCAAACACTTCAGTCAATtatcccccctccacacacacacacaccccaaacccCCTCGCAGAGGTTCTATTTAAAGAGATATTGTCAGGTTCTTAAGCCTCCGATCAGACCTGCTGCTTTCTGCTTCACATACAAAGACTCGAAACACGAGTTCTCTGAGGGTTGGAAGAATTACAATTAAGCTAAGCCTTCAGCAACCGTGCCAGCCTCCTGGAGCACCCACGTGCGGAACGCGGGAGCTGGGAGGCAGTGGGAGCGGGGAAGTGCTAAGTCCTCTCCATTTCAAGCCTCTGGGAGTGAGTGGAAATCAGGATGAACCCCAAAGATAAAACTCAAACTCAACCGAGCTGAGGAGCCAGGATTCAGTTGGGTTTGGGGGAGCAGTGACCCCCATACTGCCAATAAAGTTGAATCCTGGATTTGCCTGGGACAGAGGAAGTTTGTTACCCAGAAAAAGCTCAAGAGTCAACTGGTGGCCAACACTTGGAGGTGTTGGGGGGATAGTAGCCCCCAAATATTTTCATTGCCTTGAAAGAGTTTCTACCCCCAGAAAAACATAGCCACCGGATTCTCTCCTAACCAGTCTTCTTGAAGACACAGGTTCTGGTGCCCTCATTACCTCCCTTCAACGCTTATGTGGAGGGGAGACTTTGGTAGTTTGTAAAGTTTTGTGGTCAGCATCAGCTCGCTGGGCTTTTGTTCCAAAGCCAGCTCCCCTGCTGCTTAGGCAGATGGGAAGCTCAACAAAGGCAAGGGGACAGGAGGAACCTGGAAGTTACGCACCTGAACTTAATGGCTTGCGGGTGGGATCCCTCTTCCTGGCTAAAAGGTTGAAACCTACCGAATTAGTCTCCCACTTCTTTTGTCCCAGAGACAAGAAAGGCAGGTGGTAGAGGAAGGTGAGAGATTTACACCGggagtacatttaaaaaaaaaaaaaaggaatccctCTTACTTCTGGTGGAGAACTGGTGGAGGTCTCCTTTTGGTAGTGGGGTCAGGTTCTTaggcatttgggggggggggttcagagaAAGTGAAGGACCTGGAAGAAAGGACCAGAGGGTAGTGGGGGGGGGAGTTTCGGGGATCCGCCTTCACCCTCTTTACCGCTGAGCCTGCAGCACCACAGCCTCCGTGCCCGCCTGCCAAGGCTTCGGCCCAGGCATCGAGAAGGAGAGAGCGTTGGCCTCGATCTCCGGGCCGCTACTGTGCCCTGGACTCTCCCCGACCAGGCTGGGGATGTCTGGGGCTGTGGAACGTCTACGCAAACCCAGGCGGCCCGAACCGGGGCCACCCTCTGGGTGAGGACTAAGGCCAATAGGGGGGGCTTGCGCTAAGGTTGGGGGCGCTCCCTCCAGCACCTCCTGTGAGCGCCACCGCCCACTCCCCGAAGACTGGGGTGAGTTTGCTCTGGCCATCAGGGCCCCCGCCCGCAGGCGGGCCGTCTCCGCCTCCGTCATGGCACCCAGAGCTAGGCTCATACTCCGGCCCAGCTCTGGCCGCTCGCTGCCTGGTGCCCGGTGCCGGCCCGAGCCCTTCCCGGCCGAGGCAGGCTCAACGCCGTGACCGTGGCCGTGGCCGCCCGCCGCTCGCGCGAAGCGGGCCAGCAGAGGCCGCGGCAGACGCCGGGGGCTGGGTCGTCGACGCTCGGGGCTGGGCGCCGGGGCCGGGTGGCCAGGGGGGCTGTCGGAGTTGGAaccccgggcggcggcggcggcggcggcccggcCCCAGGGCCCGGTGAGGGCCTGCACACAGGTCCCGTGGCCCCCGGAGGCGGCCAGCTGCAGCGCGGTGAGGCCCGCCCGGTTGGTGCGGTCGAGGCGCAGGCCCAGCCGGCGGAAGGAGCGCACCAGGAACTCGAGCACCGCCCCGTGGCCGCACGCCGCCGCCCACATCACGGGGCTGTTGCCGGCCGAGTCCGCCGCCTCGGGGTCCCCGCTGAACTGCACGAGCAGCTGCACGGCGTCCAGGTGGCCTCGCTCGCACGCCAGGCTGAGAGCCGTGCGGCCGCGCTCGTCGCGCAGGTTCACGGCGGCGCCCTGCTCGAGCAGCAGCCGCACGAAGCGCGAGCGCATCGCCGGGTCGGGCAGCCCCACGGCCACCATGAGCGGCGTGCGGCCCTGCTCCGCGCGGCAGTCGATGATGCTGCGGTCCAGGGCGTCCAGCACGAAACGGGCCAAGTGCACTTTGCCCGCCTGCATGGCCTCGAGGAAGGTGCGCGTACCCGCTCGGGGACACAGGTCCTTGGGCTTGAGCATGGTCTCCTTTGCCGCCGCTGCTGCGCCCGGGCGGTCCGGCAGCTCCGCACGGGGGCGCCCCTGACCCCGTACCCCGCGGGGCTGCGGCTCCGGCCCAGGCCCAGGTTCGGCTACCGCTCCTTCCGCGCGCGCGGGTGGCTGTGGCCGAAGGTCCCCAAGTTCCCACTTGCGTGTCCAGCAGCTCCTCGGCTCGCACGCCCGGCCGGGCCTCCGGCCTGGAGGTGTGGGGTCGCCTTCCCCTCCAGGCCCCGCTCCTGGCCCGCCACCAGACCGCAGGCGCTCGACTCACTCTCCGTCGGGGGCGCGGCGCCCCTCGGTCCCTCGTGGCTGGGAGCGGCGTGGGCCACCCCCACCCCTCTGCTCCCTTGCCGAGCCGGCGGCGCCCGTGCGCGCCTGCCTCGCTCAGGCCCTGGCGGGGCGCACGACTCCGCGAGCTGCCGGCGCCTCTCTCCGCCTCCTCCCTTCCTGCGGGGGCCGCGCCGAGGTGCTGCTCACTTGGGGGGCTCGGCGACGCCGGAGCTGCCGGACGCGGGGATACCTGGCTTTATAGCCTCGGGGGTCTCCATAGCAATGGCTGCCCTGGAAGCGGGCTACGCCGTCAGGGCAGCgacggacagacggacggacggacgggtgGGGCGAAGAAACTGCTCCTGatgcccctccccacccaccccttgGCGGGCCACGAAGTCGGGGAGCGGCTCCTCCTCCGCGCTCCCCTGGGAATGCGGGCGGTTGCGGGGCGAGGGCGGGGGCTGCTCGCCGGGGGGCCACATGCACCTGGCCGGGCCAATCCCAAAGTCGCAGTCTTCTCTTCCCCGCCCTCCACCCCCGCCGGAGTCGGTACCCCGGGCTGCTTAGAAACTGGCGGACCGCGGAGTTCATCCCGAGAGACAGCTGTTTCCAGCCGTTCAGGGTTAAAGGAAATGGAACCCCGCAAGGGCAGAACTGGACCTACACAAGCTGGGGGTGGCGGCGAGAGGCAGACAAGtcgttggtggggggggggagtgagacaTTTGTTCTGGGGACTGGGGTGGGGGTGCTCAGTGTGTCTGGGAACTGTCAAGCGAAGTGCAGCGAATCACAGCCACACACAATTGTGCTTCCCGCACACGCTCGGAGCAGGGAGGGGGTGCGCTCTCCCATCTCAGACGCGTCTCAACCTGACAACGCGCCCGCGTGTCAGTTCCACGGGGCTGGCGGGGCTAGGCGCCAAGCCTCTGCGACCCGGGGCAGGTGCCTTAGGACCTGAGAATGTGCAGGAACATCAGGTCTCCCAAACGCAGCCTCCCAGACTCCATGGTACCCCAGAAAGGACTCGAAAGACACAAGCAAGAATTCCCCGCAGGGCTGGATTCTGTAGATCACAAAACCACCTCCAGGCCACGGAGCTCTAACCCTGACTCTAGCTAACCCCAAGGAATGGGGAGTGTATAAGATGCCTTTTCTATTACATGAATATTCATTCcctctccgtccctccctccctccctcccttcccctccatccctccctctctctctctctctctctctctctctctctctctctctctctttccttctgcagCCAGCTAGTTGGCCATGGTGGAGGGTAATACTAAACACCTTGATTGAAATGGGTTAGGGTGCCTCAGCACCTCTGGGGGATGGTGATGGTGTAAGATTAGAGTGGGATTTATTTGTAAAGTAAGAaagaagtcgggcgtggtggcacacgcctttaatcccagcactcgggaggcacaggtaggaggattgccatgagttcgaggccaccctaagactacatagtgaatttcaggtcagcctgggctcagggagtggcggggtgggggggggggagaaaggaaggaaggaagggagggagggagggagggagggagggagagagagagagaaatgaaccaGGCATTAACTACTGAATTTAAAGAGATTTTCTGAACCTGGCACTGTGTTTCAAGCAATGGGAAAATAAGAAGGCAGAAACTGCATTGTGGATGAAAGAGAACTCCCCTCATTGGAAGACAGAACCAGAATATTACAAGTGGAGTTATCACCTAAATACAAAAACCCTGTCAGTGCAGGGAAAGGGGGAGTGGTGGGAAGGAgagggctctggatctctgaagACTGAAGCTCAGTTAGGTCCTTCAAATATGAGTGCAGAGGGGCTAAGAAATGAAGAAGACCTTCTAGGTAGTcggcctgggctgggctggagagatggctcagccgttaaggcatttacctctgaagtctaaggacccaggttggattccccagggcccatgtaagccagctgcacaaggtggtacatgtgtctggagtttgtttgcagtagctagaggtcctggggcacccattctctctctctgcctctttctctttctcttaaataaataaaatgtttttaaaaacaaaccgGATAGTAGGGTTAAAGAGGCATGCAAACAGCACCAGTACGGGACAGTGTTGAGGGGTGCTTTCAGGGGTCTGTCCCATCAAAGATAGGAAATTCAGGAAAGAAGGGAGCTGTCTTTTGCCTGGGCACAACAGCAAGATGCTCTGTGGGAGACACTGTATGGGGTGAAGAGGGTTCTTGTTGAGGAAAGGAGATGGTGGGCCCTGGAGCCTCTGTCCTCTGTGGACCTCTATGGATTTGGTCCAGCTCCTATAGCAAGGCCTCCCACTCCCCTCCAACCTGTGAGAAAATATGCACTGAAgcccctctccctttctgtttttgcattttttaaattttattttatttgtaaagggagggagggagagagggagaaagaaaatgggcatatcagggcatcTAGGcaccgcaaactccagacacatgcaccactttgtgtttctggctttacatgggtgctgggaaattgaactcaggtcattagggtttgcaggcaagtgccttatccaatgagccatctctctagccctgtttttgcatgtttaaaaaaattgtttttatttatttgagagagggaaagggagcgggagagagagagagagagagagagtgaggaagagagagagaatgggcactccaggtcctccagccactgcaaacaaactccagatgcatgcaccaccttgtgcatctggcttacatgggtcctggggaatcaaaccgaggtcctttggcttcacaagcaagcaccttaaccactaagctatctctctagcccttttttgcATCATTTGAAGatgtcatttacttatttatttgagaatgagagagaagggcagatagagagaggatggacacactagggcATCTTCCCACTGCGAACAAaattccagacgcttgtaccACCTCGTActtctggtttacctgggtattgggaaCCAAACTTTGAttcttaggtttggcaggcaagtgccttaacctctgagccatcttcccagcctctgtttttGCATTTCTTAAAACCCTTGGCCAGGGCACTGTTTTTGACATCAGCATTAAGCCCTAGCCTAGTGGCATGCACTAGCAGTGGGGTCCAGACCTGCGTATTTCCATCTGCAAAAGTAAGCCTGCTCCTCACATCAGGGAGTGTCAGGCTAAGTGAAGAAGCACtccattgttattttatttgtttacctttttttttgagagagacagagagagaaagaggtagacagatagagagcgaatggatgcaccagggcctccagccactgcaaacaaactccaggtacatttgtcaccttgtgcatctggtttacctgaggtcttggggaatcgagcctcgaaccggggtccttaggcttcacaggcaagcacttaaccactaagccatctctccagcccctccattgtTATTTAGAAGGTAGCCCTCAAAGCTAGGTGAGACTATCCACACTCAGGAAGGGGGCAGGAATGCTCTCCCCCTTTGCTCAGGTGGCAGAAGAAAGGCTTTTCTTTCAGGGCTCAGTTTCCCCTTTCTGCATCATGATAAAGAttgctttcttctcttctgtcttcctGCAGGGGAAGGAGCACCCTGGAAACTATATGTGATAGGCCATGCTGTGCGCCCCTCAGGTGGAGGGGGAAGCAGCAGAAACTCAGACTGAGGCCACTGGCCAAGCCCTTTGTCCCAGAGCCTCCCTGAGCTTCATTTATGACGCAGCTCCCTGTGGTGGGCACAGCTGGTTTCAGGAGAGAAAAAGTTGTCCAAGCCCGTCCCCTGCAAGGCCTCCCCCTGGTCTGTACTGGGTTCCCAGAGGTGTGGTGGTGCCAGGTCCCAGGCCCTCGACCCTTTGCTCTGACTCCCTTCCCCCGGGCTCGCTATGTTCTGAACAGAAAAGAAATAGCAACGCTGAAAAAAGCCCAAAACTCCGCTGCACAGAGCACAGAGGCGCCAGAAGCCTGAATTAGAAGCTGTCGCTTGGGGAGCTGAAGGCTGACAGGAGAAGGAGCGAGGCAGGcagggggcaggcaggcaggcacttCTCCCCTCCTACCTGCCCAGcctatttcccccccccccccgcaggccCCCGGCTGGCAAAAGGGTTTCCTCTCCGAGGCACTTCAGTCTACAAGTCTGTCACTCTGACTGCAACTGTGCCCCTCCGGACTCCCCCTTTTTCCTTCTCAAGTGTCACCAGCCCCCTCACCCTGTCACGTTGCAACAGCAGCCTGGCAGCATCGGGCCTGGCAGCACGTGCCTGGGCGCTCCAGGGAGCCGGGGAGGTGGGTAGGGGACGGGGTGAGTCAGTAGGGGGATCGGGTACTGAGTCAGCAACGGCACCGCACCGGAAAAGGGTAAGGACCCTTCTGTGTGCAAAAGACGAAACAAGCGTACCAGGTGGAGAGGGAACCTGGCCCTGGCACCAGGGTTGCATggcagggatggaacccaggtgtCGCTCACCTGCCCTGTCCCCAAGGGAGGACATCAATTCTTCCTCCGCACGTCCTCTGTGGCCACACACCACCTCTTCAAGGCCCAGACATAgttgtgtttgtttctgtttttgaggtagggtctcactctagcctaggctgatgtggaatgcactatgtagtctcagactggcctcaaactcacagcgatcctcctacctctgcctgccaaggggtgggattaaaggtgtgtgc
Above is a window of Jaculus jaculus isolate mJacJac1 chromosome 8, mJacJac1.mat.Y.cur, whole genome shotgun sequence DNA encoding:
- the Ankrd63 gene encoding ankyrin repeat domain-containing protein 63, giving the protein MLKPKDLCPRAGTRTFLEAMQAGKVHLARFVLDALDRSIIDCRAEQGRTPLMVAVGLPDPAMRSRFVRLLLEQGAAVNLRDERGRTALSLACERGHLDAVQLLVQFSGDPEAADSAGNSPVMWAAACGHGAVLEFLVRSFRRLGLRLDRTNRAGLTALQLAASGGHGTCVQALTGPWGRAAAAAAARGSNSDSPPGHPAPAPSPERRRPSPRRLPRPLLARFARAAGGHGHGHGVEPASAGKGSGRHRAPGSERPELGRSMSLALGAMTEAETARLRAGALMARANSPQSSGSGRWRSQEVLEGAPPTLAQAPPIGLSPHPEGGPGSGRLGLRRRSTAPDIPSLVGESPGHSSGPEIEANALSFSMPGPKPWQAGTEAVVLQAQR